The following are encoded in a window of Thermoproteota archaeon genomic DNA:
- the cofE gene encoding coenzyme F420-0:L-glutamate ligase, whose product MQVIPIKIKHEIEENENLVNLIKNFKPAIEDGDILIVSQKIISKMEGRLIHLNSVIPSLLAVGIASSYDKDPKLVQIILSESKRIIRMENGILIVETNLGYVCANAGVDESNIEKGFAALLPKNPDESARKLRGEVLSATGKNIGIIISDTFGRPFRMGQTDCAIGVSGLDPIIDYAGKKDSFGKTLRVTAIAIADELCSAAELVRGKTQNCPFAIIRDLKYEQTDGNSSGLIRKENEDLFR is encoded by the coding sequence ATGCAAGTAATACCGATAAAAATCAAACATGAGATAGAAGAAAATGAAAATCTTGTTAATTTAATAAAAAATTTCAAGCCTGCTATAGAGGATGGGGATATCTTGATTGTGTCACAAAAAATTATTTCTAAAATGGAAGGACGTCTTATTCATCTTAACTCTGTAATTCCATCTCTTCTTGCTGTAGGAATTGCCTCTTCTTATGATAAAGATCCTAAATTAGTTCAAATCATACTATCTGAATCAAAGCGCATTATACGCATGGAAAATGGAATTTTGATTGTAGAGACAAACTTGGGTTATGTCTGTGCAAATGCTGGCGTAGATGAGAGCAATATTGAGAAAGGATTTGCAGCTTTATTACCAAAGAATCCTGACGAGTCTGCAAGAAAGCTACGTGGTGAAGTACTCTCTGCCACAGGAAAAAATATTGGAATAATAATATCTGATACATTTGGTAGGCCTTTTAGAATGGGACAGACTGATTGTGCAATTGGTGTATCTGGCCTTGATCCAATAATTGATTATGCAGGAAAAAAAGATTCATTTGGAAAAACTTTACGTGTTACTGCAATTGCAATTGCTGATGAATTATGCAGTGCCGCAGAATTAGTTAGAGGTAAAACCCAAAATTGCCCTTTTGCAATAATACGGGATTTAAAGTATGAACAAACCGATGGAAACTCTTCTGGGTTAATTCGTAAAGAGAATGAGGATTTGTTCCGTTAA
- a CDS encoding ergothioneine biosynthesis protein EgtB → MTAVSEESEQISILDEFIETRNRTLNLVKNLEKDDYVVQTAPYMSPPKWHLGHVSWLYEVILSKITDNYEFYSKKFSEYLNSYYQQFGKPHDKDKRGIISRPTVDEIIQYYHIINKRVSDFLEKNPADDKIKNLFIMGLNHECQHQELLVYDLQHLLADAYQPIQKNIPKSSTHVTKESIKIDGGLYTMGYSGHEFCYDIELPEHQVYLNDFKIDSVPVSNGDYLKFIEDGGYQNFKLWLSDGWEKVKENNWTAPMYWLHEDGEWKTHDFLGKRKINPNEPVCHVSFYEADAYCRWAGKRLPTEAEWEKAACWDEKKQRKTLFPWGNEKPTEDHANLLESYIWNTTEIGSFALGKSHYGCYQMIGDVWEWTSSEFIGYPGFKSGFDEYNDKWFTNQKVLRGGSFGTPKMSIRSSYRNFFRLDERWLFSGFRCAQDI, encoded by the coding sequence ATGACGGCAGTATCAGAAGAGTCAGAACAGATTTCAATATTAGATGAGTTTATCGAAACAAGAAATAGGACATTAAATCTTGTAAAAAATTTAGAAAAAGATGACTATGTAGTGCAGACTGCGCCATACATGAGTCCTCCAAAGTGGCACTTGGGACACGTTAGTTGGTTGTATGAAGTGATCTTAAGCAAAATTACTGATAACTATGAGTTTTATTCAAAAAAATTTTCAGAGTATCTCAATTCGTATTACCAACAATTTGGAAAGCCACATGATAAAGACAAAAGAGGTATTATTTCCAGACCCACCGTAGATGAAATAATTCAGTATTATCATATTATTAACAAACGCGTTTCGGATTTTCTTGAAAAAAATCCGGCAGACGATAAAATCAAAAATTTGTTTATTATGGGTCTGAACCACGAATGTCAACATCAAGAATTATTGGTATATGATTTACAACATCTACTTGCAGATGCATATCAACCAATTCAAAAAAACATACCGAAAAGTTCTACTCATGTCACAAAAGAGTCCATCAAAATTGATGGGGGATTATACACTATGGGATATTCAGGTCATGAGTTCTGTTATGATATTGAATTACCCGAACATCAGGTGTACCTTAATGATTTTAAAATTGATTCAGTACCAGTATCCAATGGAGATTATCTCAAATTCATAGAAGATGGCGGGTATCAAAATTTCAAATTATGGTTATCTGATGGTTGGGAAAAAGTAAAAGAGAATAATTGGACAGCCCCAATGTACTGGCTACACGAGGATGGAGAGTGGAAGACTCATGATTTTTTGGGAAAACGAAAAATTAATCCAAACGAACCTGTATGTCATGTAAGTTTCTATGAAGCTGATGCCTATTGCAGATGGGCAGGAAAGAGACTCCCAACTGAAGCAGAATGGGAAAAAGCAGCTTGTTGGGATGAGAAAAAACAAAGAAAAACACTATTTCCATGGGGGAATGAAAAGCCAACAGAAGATCACGCAAATTTGCTAGAGTCATACATATGGAATACTACAGAAATTGGTTCATTTGCATTAGGGAAAAGTCACTATGGATGCTATCAGATGATAGGTGATGTTTGGGAATGGACATCATCAGAATTTATAGGATATCCAGGATTCAAATCAGGATTTGATGAATATAATGATAAGTGGTTTACAAATCAAAAAGTTCTCAGAGGAGGATCTTTTGGTACACCAAAGATGTCAATCAGATCTAGTTACAGGAATTTTTTCAGATTAGATGAAAGATGGTTGTTTTCAGGATTTAGATGCGCTCAAGATATTTAG
- a CDS encoding proline--tRNA ligase has protein sequence MSKEVGITAKKNDDFSEWYTQVVLKAHLADYAPVKGLIVLRPDGYAIWESLKKTFDEKFSKRDIRNGFLPVLIPESLLGKEKKHFSGFNPEVFWVTHSGENEIGDRLALRPTSETLAYSLYSKWIKSWRDLPLKINFWNTALRAEIKATKPFLRTSEFLWQEGHTVHTTQQEAEKEVLAILEIYKKTVEEELAIPVITGVKSEKEKFVGAVYTTTMESMMPDGKALQMGTSHFLGQNFSIPFDVKFADKDNVEHNAWQTSWGVSWRLIGAMIMTHGDDKGLVLPPKVAPIQIVIVPIYYSDEDESKVMTKATEIKEKLEVKNLRIHVDNRKEITPGYKFHDWELKGIPLRIEIGPKDIEKNKVVIAKRHNKEKLDVEFSAIDSIPAILDNIQDAMLQEGRKILESMIKTISEYDELKNNIEKGGFFKAPWCGKKSCEEKIKDETGADIRVIPFDSEDSTKKCIFCHEQSVMMPLFARGY, from the coding sequence TTGAGTAAGGAAGTAGGCATAACTGCCAAAAAAAATGACGATTTCAGTGAATGGTATACACAAGTAGTACTGAAAGCACATCTTGCAGATTACGCACCAGTTAAAGGATTAATCGTACTTAGACCAGATGGTTATGCCATTTGGGAATCATTAAAAAAAACTTTTGATGAAAAATTCTCAAAGCGAGATATTCGTAATGGATTTCTACCAGTATTAATTCCGGAATCACTTTTAGGAAAAGAAAAAAAACATTTTTCCGGATTTAACCCAGAAGTTTTTTGGGTAACCCACTCGGGTGAAAATGAGATTGGAGACAGACTAGCATTACGTCCAACTTCAGAAACATTGGCCTACTCGTTGTACTCCAAATGGATAAAAAGTTGGAGAGATCTTCCTTTGAAGATAAACTTCTGGAATACTGCACTTCGTGCAGAGATTAAAGCTACCAAACCTTTTCTTAGAACATCAGAATTCTTATGGCAAGAAGGGCATACAGTTCACACAACACAGCAAGAAGCTGAAAAAGAAGTGCTTGCAATTCTTGAAATTTATAAAAAAACTGTAGAAGAAGAGTTAGCTATTCCAGTAATAACAGGTGTTAAGAGTGAAAAAGAAAAATTTGTTGGAGCAGTGTATACGACAACGATGGAATCAATGATGCCTGATGGCAAAGCACTCCAAATGGGAACATCGCATTTTCTAGGACAGAATTTTTCTATACCATTTGATGTCAAATTTGCCGATAAAGATAATGTGGAACATAACGCATGGCAGACATCATGGGGAGTATCATGGAGACTAATTGGAGCAATGATAATGACACATGGTGATGATAAAGGATTAGTTTTACCACCAAAGGTTGCTCCAATACAAATTGTAATTGTTCCAATTTATTATTCAGATGAGGATGAGAGCAAAGTTATGACCAAAGCCACAGAAATAAAAGAAAAGTTAGAAGTAAAAAATCTCAGAATTCACGTAGATAATAGAAAAGAGATCACACCAGGATACAAGTTTCATGATTGGGAATTAAAAGGCATACCACTCAGAATAGAAATAGGTCCAAAAGATATTGAAAAGAATAAAGTTGTTATTGCAAAACGTCACAATAAAGAAAAACTAGATGTTGAATTTTCTGCTATTGACTCAATTCCAGCAATTTTAGATAATATTCAAGATGCTATGCTCCAAGAAGGAAGAAAAATTCTAGAATCCATGATAAAGACAATTTCAGAATACGATGAGCTAAAAAACAATATTGAGAAAGGAGGTTTCTTCAAGGCACCTTGGTGTGGAAAAAAGTCATGTGAAGAGAAAATCAAAGATGAAACAGGGGCAGATATCAGAGTGATTCCTTTTGATTCTGAAGATTCTACAAAAAAATGTATTTTTTGTCACGAACAAAGCGTGATGATGCCATTATTTGCCAGAGGATATTAA
- the serB gene encoding phosphoserine phosphatase SerB: protein MLAIFDVEGVLFDAEYLPILAEKLNKEDEIWEITKKGIQGAINWEEGLKTRVEALRGLSYETCESVANSLPIMTGAKEACRILKSAGWKIMAVSGGFTIMTDRLKEELGLDHVYSNELIFKDGKLDGVKIHVDSDKAKSARIKISEWNEKKDDIVVVVDGANDIKLFDICGLGIAFRAQDKVKDLATTTLEEKDLSKILDIINKHYNMKLETPTLA from the coding sequence TTGTTGGCAATTTTCGATGTTGAAGGCGTACTCTTTGATGCTGAATACTTACCGATTCTCGCAGAAAAATTAAACAAAGAAGACGAAATTTGGGAAATCACCAAAAAAGGAATTCAAGGAGCTATTAACTGGGAAGAAGGTCTTAAGACTAGAGTTGAAGCATTACGTGGATTAAGTTATGAGACATGTGAATCCGTTGCAAATTCTTTACCAATAATGACTGGTGCAAAAGAGGCTTGTAGGATTCTCAAGTCTGCTGGTTGGAAGATTATGGCAGTGTCTGGCGGTTTTACAATAATGACTGATAGATTAAAAGAAGAATTGGGCCTTGATCATGTTTATTCAAACGAATTGATTTTCAAAGACGGAAAACTTGATGGTGTCAAGATTCATGTTGATTCTGATAAAGCCAAATCCGCTAGAATTAAAATTAGTGAATGGAATGAAAAAAAAGACGATATTGTTGTAGTTGTGGATGGTGCCAATGATATCAAACTGTTTGATATCTGTGGATTGGGTATAGCATTTAGAGCTCAGGATAAAGTTAAGGACCTTGCAACAACCACTCTTGAAGAAAAGGATCTTTCCAAGATTCTTGATATTATCAACAAGCACTACAATATGAAATTAGAAACCCCGACATTAGCATAA
- a CDS encoding sulfurtransferase TusA family protein: MSESEKKLDATGLFCPEPVFRTKIEIEKMQVGQTLTVLADDPAAEDDISRWVTRNGHQLLSMKKNDNVIEFSIKKVK; the protein is encoded by the coding sequence ATGTCAGAATCAGAAAAAAAATTAGATGCCACTGGTTTGTTTTGTCCAGAACCTGTGTTTAGAACAAAAATTGAAATTGAAAAAATGCAAGTAGGTCAGACTCTTACAGTTTTGGCTGACGATCCTGCAGCAGAAGACGATATTTCCAGATGGGTTACAAGAAATGGTCATCAACTATTAAGTATGAAAAAAAACGATAATGTAATTGAATTCTCCATTAAGAAAGTGAAATAA
- a CDS encoding response regulator has protein sequence MNILVAEDNMFTAQQYNKILEKNGHNVTLARDGEECIQKFQQKLSEFDSIENPPFDAILLDNNMPKKNGAEVAKEILEKTPQQRIIFASAYDIDALLKVPENLKQSLEVLQKPFSLTSMLDKLEKN, from the coding sequence TTGAACATATTAGTTGCTGAGGATAACATGTTTACTGCACAACAGTACAACAAAATACTTGAAAAAAATGGCCACAATGTTACCTTGGCAAGAGATGGGGAAGAATGTATTCAAAAATTCCAACAAAAATTAAGTGAATTTGATTCAATTGAAAATCCTCCATTTGATGCAATATTATTAGATAATAATATGCCAAAGAAAAATGGAGCAGAAGTTGCCAAAGAGATTTTAGAAAAAACACCCCAGCAAAGAATAATCTTTGCATCTGCATATGATATTGATGCTTTACTAAAAGTACCAGAGAACCTCAAACAATCACTAGAAGTGCTTCAAAAACCATTTTCACTTACTAGTATGCTAGATAAACTAGAAAAGAACTAA
- a CDS encoding thiazole biosynthesis protein, which translates to MQEAASAQKDEKIFTDVREVDITRAIAAEFNSVFMDRAESDVIIIGAGPAGLTASRELSNMGFKVLVIEQNNYLGGGYWLGGYMMNPVTVREPAQKVWDELGVPYKKVGEGLYLTPGPHAVSKLIAGACDAGVKFLNLTKFDDLVLKDGRVAGIVVNWMPVSALPRNITCVDPVALEAKMIIDASGHDSVAVKRLVDRGLVEWKGMNPMYVAEGEDAVVRKTGEIFPGLVIAGMSVTETHGLARMGPTFGSMLFSGKRAAEITAAKIKELGT; encoded by the coding sequence ATGCAAGAAGCTGCTAGTGCTCAAAAAGATGAAAAGATCTTTACCGATGTTCGCGAAGTAGACATCACCAGAGCAATAGCAGCTGAGTTTAATTCAGTTTTTATGGACAGGGCAGAGTCTGATGTAATAATTATTGGTGCAGGACCTGCAGGATTAACAGCAAGTAGAGAATTATCAAACATGGGTTTCAAAGTTTTAGTGATTGAGCAAAATAACTATCTTGGAGGAGGTTACTGGTTAGGAGGATACATGATGAACCCAGTCACGGTCAGAGAACCTGCGCAAAAAGTTTGGGACGAATTAGGAGTGCCATACAAAAAAGTTGGAGAAGGATTGTATCTGACACCGGGTCCACATGCAGTATCTAAATTAATTGCAGGAGCATGTGATGCAGGTGTAAAGTTTTTGAATCTTACAAAATTTGATGATCTTGTTTTAAAAGATGGTCGAGTAGCTGGAATTGTTGTTAATTGGATGCCAGTATCTGCACTGCCAAGAAACATCACATGTGTTGATCCTGTAGCACTTGAAGCAAAAATGATAATTGATGCATCAGGTCATGACTCTGTGGCAGTAAAGCGTCTAGTTGACAGAGGGTTAGTAGAATGGAAAGGAATGAATCCCATGTATGTTGCAGAAGGAGAAGATGCAGTAGTAAGAAAGACTGGTGAAATATTTCCAGGGCTGGTTATTGCAGGAATGTCAGTTACTGAAACTCATGGACTAGCAAGAATGGGACCAACATTTGGTTCAATGTTGTTTTCAGGTAAAAGAGCAGCAGAGATAACTGCAGCAAAGATAAAAGAATTAGGAACATAA
- a CDS encoding PHP domain-containing protein: MEQLRTELHCHNEFSNFHVGKLDAPYDCNITIQEQIEKSYQLGLDSLFVTNHNTLDGYRELLNYKNDHEKFKNIQIYPAEEISTNDGSHIIAYGISEPIKAGLSFEEILDEIKKQDAISSAPHPFSLLDALRDKAQNCDLIEVFNSNNVDVLANTKATIFAQEHNITGVAGSDSHVLSTLGRCVNVIESENNLDSILSAMKHKKISIQQTGYATAKETIDHLRYKIDNSTEFIHDYMTQFYPKSKKIFSLLLELFERNPNSYLWILFYKFAIFAMKRISRKINFQDYDPFPMKDRNIGSMLKMAF; encoded by the coding sequence TTGGAGCAATTAAGGACCGAACTTCATTGCCATAATGAATTCTCAAATTTTCATGTTGGTAAACTTGATGCACCGTATGATTGTAACATTACCATACAAGAACAAATTGAAAAATCATATCAGCTAGGTCTTGACTCTCTCTTTGTAACTAATCATAATACATTGGATGGATACAGGGAATTACTAAATTACAAAAACGATCATGAAAAATTCAAAAATATTCAAATTTACCCTGCTGAAGAAATTTCTACCAACGATGGTTCTCATATAATCGCATATGGAATATCTGAACCAATTAAAGCTGGTTTATCCTTTGAAGAAATTTTAGATGAAATAAAAAAACAAGATGCTATATCTTCTGCTCCACATCCGTTTAGTCTTTTAGATGCGCTTCGGGATAAAGCACAAAATTGTGATTTGATTGAAGTATTCAATAGTAATAATGTTGATGTTTTAGCAAATACCAAGGCCACTATTTTTGCACAAGAGCACAACATTACAGGAGTTGCAGGGAGTGATTCACACGTCCTTTCAACTTTGGGTAGGTGTGTAAATGTGATTGAATCTGAGAATAACCTAGATTCAATTTTATCTGCTATGAAACATAAGAAAATATCTATTCAACAAACTGGTTATGCTACTGCTAAAGAAACAATTGATCACTTGCGGTACAAAATTGATAACTCTACTGAATTCATTCATGACTATATGACACAGTTTTATCCAAAATCAAAAAAAATTTTTTCATTGCTGCTAGAATTATTTGAGCGTAATCCTAATAGCTACCTGTGGATTTTATTTTACAAATTTGCAATTTTTGCAATGAAGAGAATATCTCGTAAAATAAATTTCCAAGATTATGATCCTTTTCCCATGAAGGATAGAAACATTGGTTCAATGTTGAAGATGGCATTTTAA
- a CDS encoding cysteine synthase family protein encodes MATKTVSDEEVLSRVGNTPLVKLESLSSENKDYFAKLEGHNPFGSVKDRAAYWMIKDGEEKGILKRGQSIIIEPTSGNTGIALTGIANLLGYKTEIVIPEKASNETKDIIRSLGAKVYETSDDLCPKVGAGTDQSIALATSIASSRPDTYYSPNQYANEANFMGHYKGTGPEIWKQTAGKVTHFFTGVGTGGTITGIGTFLKEKNPNVKIIGCQPQQNHLIQGWRNFEESAKPDLFLKRENVVDDWISVTNAEAFAVVKEVFLKDKLLISPSSAAVYASMKKYSIDDNACVVGIFADDGRKFKSIYAQQNIMSEDEFDKNLTQAKHLSDIVYM; translated from the coding sequence TTGGCCACAAAAACAGTATCTGATGAAGAAGTACTCAGTAGAGTTGGCAACACTCCTCTTGTGAAATTAGAATCTCTCTCATCTGAAAATAAAGATTATTTTGCAAAACTTGAAGGTCATAATCCCTTTGGTTCTGTAAAAGACCGAGCTGCGTATTGGATGATAAAAGATGGAGAAGAAAAAGGAATTCTAAAACGAGGTCAGAGTATAATCATTGAACCTACTTCTGGAAATACTGGCATTGCCTTGACTGGAATAGCAAATTTACTTGGATACAAAACCGAAATTGTAATTCCTGAAAAAGCTAGCAATGAAACTAAAGACATCATAAGATCTTTGGGTGCTAAAGTCTATGAGACAAGTGATGATCTATGCCCAAAGGTTGGAGCAGGAACTGATCAAAGCATTGCATTAGCAACATCTATTGCATCATCAAGACCTGACACATATTATTCTCCAAACCAGTATGCTAATGAAGCAAATTTTATGGGACATTACAAAGGAACCGGTCCTGAAATTTGGAAACAAACTGCAGGTAAGGTAACTCATTTTTTCACTGGTGTTGGAACCGGTGGAACGATAACCGGTATTGGGACTTTTCTTAAAGAAAAAAACCCTAACGTGAAGATAATTGGCTGTCAGCCGCAACAAAATCACCTGATACAAGGATGGCGAAATTTTGAAGAATCTGCAAAGCCTGACTTGTTTCTAAAACGTGAAAATGTGGTGGATGACTGGATATCCGTGACAAATGCTGAAGCCTTTGCAGTTGTAAAAGAGGTCTTCCTTAAAGATAAACTCCTTATCAGCCCGTCATCTGCAGCAGTATATGCTTCGATGAAAAAATACTCTATAGATGATAATGCATGCGTCGTTGGTATATTTGCTGATGATGGCAGAAAATTCAAGAGCATCTACGCTCAGCAGAATATAATGTCAGAAGATGAATTTGATAAAAACCTGACTCAGGCAAAACATCTTTCTGATATTGTCTATATGTGA
- a CDS encoding sensor histidine kinase, which produces MLANNTKTSFKIGGMIGIMILLLGIAIMFGIYQMSKISQDIVTIAESYSPLQDTLSNIRNQKANQDSNIEKIFMYTLNGNEELANEAKEEFWFSSGVIDSEFSKAKKIIQAGQKTADTFESNLNFQVLDERIGEIKNDHILYDIEAGNTLSKITSLNSQEIESARVNLISQGQNIQKNLEVMSDEISFYVDNTTVQISQNESDALFGQVIIITIVGAIAGTLVLLLSRINSDLKKEVELKTLELKNANEKLQKLDRMKDEFIGIASHELKSPIQPIFGFAELARSGDIDQNEAWDGVTELAKKLQDLANDVLDVSRLESNRLILHLEKLRINDIILGVTKGFKLNQNEIEIKEKLDENIEISLDRVRIEQVLRNLLNNAMKFTSKGTIEITSHVNQEKDELQVLVSDSGKGIPQDILPNIFEKFVTKNLDSENQSGTGLGLFLCKGIIEAHGGKISARNKKDQGAEFEITIPIKQEIKQEIIPN; this is translated from the coding sequence TTGCTAGCAAATAACACAAAAACTAGTTTTAAAATTGGAGGGATGATAGGAATCATGATTTTACTACTAGGCATTGCAATTATGTTTGGAATTTATCAGATGTCAAAAATAAGTCAGGACATAGTTACTATTGCAGAAAGTTATTCACCATTGCAAGACACGTTATCAAACATCAGAAATCAAAAAGCAAATCAAGACTCTAACATAGAAAAAATTTTCATGTATACATTAAATGGTAATGAAGAATTAGCCAATGAAGCTAAAGAAGAGTTTTGGTTTAGTAGTGGAGTAATAGATTCAGAATTCTCCAAAGCAAAAAAAATTATTCAAGCAGGTCAGAAAACCGCAGATACGTTTGAATCAAATCTAAATTTTCAAGTTTTAGATGAACGAATTGGGGAGATAAAAAATGATCACATATTATATGATATTGAAGCTGGAAATACCTTATCAAAAATCACTAGCTTAAATTCTCAAGAGATAGAATCAGCAAGAGTAAATTTGATCAGTCAAGGTCAGAATATTCAAAAAAATTTAGAGGTCATGTCCGATGAAATTTCATTTTATGTAGATAATACAACTGTGCAGATTTCACAAAATGAATCTGATGCATTATTTGGTCAAGTAATCATAATTACAATAGTAGGAGCGATTGCTGGAACATTGGTCTTACTTCTAAGCAGAATCAATAGTGATTTGAAAAAGGAAGTTGAATTAAAAACACTGGAACTGAAAAATGCAAATGAAAAACTCCAAAAACTTGACAGAATGAAAGACGAGTTTATTGGAATTGCATCACATGAATTAAAGAGTCCTATTCAACCAATTTTTGGATTTGCAGAGCTTGCAAGATCCGGCGATATTGATCAAAATGAAGCATGGGATGGAGTTACTGAGCTTGCAAAAAAACTTCAGGATCTAGCTAACGATGTTTTAGATGTTAGCAGATTAGAAAGCAATCGATTAATCCTACATTTAGAAAAGCTTAGAATAAATGACATAATTTTAGGAGTCACAAAAGGATTCAAACTTAATCAAAATGAAATTGAAATTAAAGAAAAATTAGATGAGAATATCGAGATAAGCTTGGATAGAGTCAGAATTGAGCAGGTTCTTAGAAATTTGCTCAACAATGCTATGAAATTCACTTCAAAAGGCACCATTGAAATAACATCACATGTCAATCAGGAAAAAGATGAATTACAGGTTCTAGTTTCAGATTCAGGAAAAGGAATACCCCAAGATATTTTGCCTAACATTTTTGAAAAATTTGTGACAAAAAACCTAGATTCAGAAAATCAAAGTGGAACAGGATTAGGATTATTTTTGTGTAAAGGAATTATTGAAGCTCATGGTGGTAAAATTTCTGCAAGAAATAAAAAAGATCAAGGTGCAGAATTTGAAATCACCATACCCATAAAACAAGAAATCAAGCAGGAAATAATTCCAAACTAA
- the trxB gene encoding thioredoxin-disulfide reductase, translated as MMSDSSGSTVLERKEDSPKMPDKKKTKFDVIIIGAGPAGYTAGIYCSRARHDTLILSGILPGGQLVNTTDVENYPGFENGIMGPDLMITMRKQTERMGTTIIDDEVVNVDFKHKPFKVLTATEEYEAKAVIIATGASPRKLGVTGEQSFSGKGVSYCATCDGPFFRNQEIVVVGGGDSAMEEATFLTKFATKVHIIHRREELRASKVMQERAFDNEKIKFHFNSEIEEIKGDQKVQQVTLKNSKNNENKTITAGAVFVAIGHDPNTKLFTNQIDLDKQGYIILKNRTETNIPGVFAAGDVHDHRYRQAITAAGYGCMAAIDVDRYLGEE; from the coding sequence ATGATGTCAGATTCTTCTGGTTCCACAGTTTTAGAACGAAAAGAGGATTCCCCAAAGATGCCTGACAAAAAAAAGACAAAGTTTGATGTAATAATTATCGGTGCAGGTCCTGCAGGATACACTGCAGGAATATATTGTTCTCGTGCAAGACACGACACTTTAATTCTCTCAGGAATTTTACCTGGAGGACAACTAGTCAACACTACGGATGTAGAGAATTATCCAGGATTTGAAAATGGAATCATGGGACCAGATTTAATGATCACAATGAGAAAACAGACTGAACGAATGGGAACTACAATCATAGATGATGAAGTGGTTAATGTTGATTTCAAACACAAACCATTCAAGGTTTTAACAGCAACTGAGGAGTATGAAGCTAAAGCAGTAATAATTGCCACAGGGGCAAGTCCAAGAAAATTAGGAGTAACAGGTGAGCAATCATTTTCTGGGAAGGGAGTATCATACTGTGCAACATGTGATGGCCCATTTTTTAGAAATCAAGAGATAGTAGTTGTAGGAGGAGGCGACTCTGCAATGGAAGAAGCGACATTTCTAACAAAATTTGCTACCAAAGTACACATCATTCACAGAAGAGAGGAATTGCGTGCAAGTAAAGTAATGCAAGAGAGAGCATTTGATAATGAAAAAATCAAATTTCATTTTAATTCAGAGATAGAAGAGATCAAGGGAGACCAGAAAGTTCAGCAAGTAACTCTAAAAAATTCCAAAAATAATGAAAATAAAACAATAACTGCAGGAGCAGTCTTTGTAGCAATAGGCCATGATCCTAACACAAAATTATTTACAAATCAAATCGATTTAGATAAACAGGGTTACATTATTTTAAAAAATAGAACAGAGACAAACATCCCAGGAGTCTTTGCTGCTGGAGATGTTCATGATCACAGATATCGACAAGCGATTACGGCTGCAGGTTATGGATGCATGGCAGCAATTGATGTCGATAGATATCTTGGTGAAGAGTAA